The Ignavibacteriales bacterium sequence CTTTAACGATGACGATTTTCTCCGCGTCTCTAATAAAATTAAGGAGATGGAGAAAATTACCTCCGGTGAAATCCGAGTTGCAATAAAAGAGAAAAAACGTTTTTCGGAAAGAAAGAAAAATATCCGCCAGCTTTCGGAAAATGAATTCCACAAACTCAACATGCACAACACACGGGATAAAACCGGAATTCTTCTTTATCTTCTCCTAGGAGAGAAACAATTCTATATTCTTGCCGACAGCGGCATAGATA is a genomic window containing:
- a CDS encoding TPM domain-containing protein, translated to MDKLIYQFFNDDDFLRVSNKIKEMEKITSGEIRVAIKEKKRFSERKKNIRQLSENEFHKLNMHNTRDKTGILLYLLLGEKQFYILADSGIDKIVGQSAWDNVRDEIQLQFQNGKFCDGIIWGIDRVGKILSEHFPRKTDDTNELSNEIVLD